In Microbacterium terrisoli, the genomic stretch GTCGATCTTGCGGCGCCGGGCCGGCAGCGCGATCTCACGTCGCCCCGCCAGATAGTCGCTCGTCAGGGACGCGCGCTCCTGCAGCAGGGACTCCAGCGGTCCCGAATGCACGACCGTGCCGCCGTCCTCTCCCGCACGCGGACCGATGTCGACGATCCAGTCCGCCGCGTGGATGGTCTCTTCGTCGTGTTCGACCACGATGAGCGTGTTGCCCAGATCGCGCAGCGTCACCAGCGTCTCGATGAGGCGACGGTTGTCGCGTTGATGCAGCCCGATCGACGGCTCGTCGAGCACGTACAGCACGCCGGTCAGCCCCGAGCCGATCTGCGTGGCCAGACGGATGCGCTGCGCCTCGCCGCCCGAGAGCGACCCTGCCGCGCGCCCGAGGTTCAGGTAGTTCAGCCCCACCTGGATCAGGAAGTCCAGCCGCAGGCGGATCTCGCGCAGCACCTGCGCGGCGATCTTCGCCTCACGCGGCGTCAGCTCCAGCGCGGCGAAGTACTCCTGCGCATCGGCCAGACTCAACCGCGACGCGTCGGCGATGGAGCGCCCGTGCACGGTGACGGCGAGCACTTCGGGCTTGAGCCGGGCACCGTCGCAGACGGGGCAGGGCACCTCACGCAGGAACTCCGACCAGCGCTGGCGCTGGCTGTCGGATTCGGCCTGCATGTACTGCCGCTCGATGTAGGGGACGACCCCTTCGAACCCTGACGTGTACCGCATCTCTCGGCCGTAGCGGTTCTTCCACCGCACGGTCACTTTGAAGTTGTCGCCGCGCAGGACCGCTTCGCGGACGTCGATCGGCAGCATGCGCCATGGCGTGTCCAGGGAGAAGCCGAGGTCGTCGGCCAGTCCCTCCAGCAGCCGTTCGTAGTACTGGAACAGCCCCTTGCCCTGCGTCGTCCACGGGATGATGACGCCTTCACGGATCGAGAGGTCCTCGTCACCGAGCATGAGGTCGACATCCACCGACATGCGCGTGCCCAGGCCCGAGCAGGTGGGACATGCGCCGAACGGGGCGTTGAACGAGAACGTCCGCGGCTCGATCTCGGTCAGCTGCACCGGGTGCCCGTTCGGGCAGGCGAGCCTCTCGGAGAAGCTCTGCCACGCCGCCTCGCCGGTCTCGTCGACGAAGTTGATCCGGACGATGCCGTCCGCCAGCCCCAGAGCGGTCTCGACGGAATCGGTGATGCGGCCGAGGATCGCAGGATCGGCCACCAGGCGGTCCACGACGACCGCGATGTCATGCTTGTAGCTCTTCTTCAGCGTCGGCGGCTCGCTCAGCGACACGAGGTCGTCGTCGACCACCGCTCGGGCGTACCCCTTCGCCGCGAGCTCTTTGAACAGGTCGACGAACTCGCCCTTCTTCTGCGTGACGACCGGGGCGAGGATCTGGTACCGGGTGCGCTCGGGCAGCTCCATGAGCCGGTCCGCGATCTGCTGCACCGTCTGGCGCTGGATGACCTCGCCGCACTCGGCGCAGTGCGGGATGCCGATCCTGGCCCACAGCAGACGCATGTAATCGTGGATCTCTGTGATCGTGCCCACGGTCGAGCGCGGATTGCGGTTGGTCGACTTCTGGTCGATGGAGACGGCCGGGC encodes the following:
- the uvrA gene encoding excinuclease ABC subunit UvrA — protein: MPIIPVATLGNSSGKLSVRGARVHNLKNVDLDIPRDALVVFTGLSGSGKSSLAFDTIFAEGQRRYVESLSAYARQFLGQVDRPDVDFIEGLSPAVSIDQKSTNRNPRSTVGTITEIHDYMRLLWARIGIPHCAECGEVIQRQTVQQIADRLMELPERTRYQILAPVVTQKKGEFVDLFKELAAKGYARAVVDDDLVSLSEPPTLKKSYKHDIAVVVDRLVADPAILGRITDSVETALGLADGIVRINFVDETGEAAWQSFSERLACPNGHPVQLTEIEPRTFSFNAPFGACPTCSGLGTRMSVDVDLMLGDEDLSIREGVIIPWTTQGKGLFQYYERLLEGLADDLGFSLDTPWRMLPIDVREAVLRGDNFKVTVRWKNRYGREMRYTSGFEGVVPYIERQYMQAESDSQRQRWSEFLREVPCPVCDGARLKPEVLAVTVHGRSIADASRLSLADAQEYFAALELTPREAKIAAQVLREIRLRLDFLIQVGLNYLNLGRAAGSLSGGEAQRIRLATQIGSGLTGVLYVLDEPSIGLHQRDNRRLIETLVTLRDLGNTLIVVEHDEETIHAADWIVDIGPRAGEDGGTVVHSGPLESLLQERASLTSDYLAGRREIALPARRRKIDKKRMLSVVGARENNLKNVTVDFPLGVFTAVTGVSGSGKSSLVNDILYQVLASRLNGARTVPGKHTRVTGLDGLDKVVHVDQAPIGRTPRSNPATYTGVFDRIRTLFSETPEAKARGYRPGRFSFNVKGGRCEACSGDGTIKIEMNFLPDVYVDCEVCHGKRYNRDTLSVHYKGKNIAEVLEMPISEAAEFFEPIQAIHRYLRTLVDVGLGYVRLGQSATTLSGGEAQRVKLATELQRRSNGRSAYVLDEPTTGLHFEDVQRLLEVLNGLVEKGNTVIVIEHNLDVVKSADWIIDLGPEGGEGGGEVIATGTPEQVARVEGSYTGAFLAELLDVSAQRKAG